The window catgtagcatgattgtaaattgtatgtgatgtacggtctaccttggtggtatgggacaccttggtatccgtccatcatgtatggtttcgatcaaccccattcattattattattgtgtatgcttgtgtggcttagccactcattgggctcgattggagctcactcctcgggaaacatatttttagttgatgcggtacattcgagcatgacggcacggagttcaagactctgatgaaggtcatgaagagtggtggactttgagtatgaggatcatggaccggagtgctattgtgagatgtgttccacgaggagcagtgattcttggctggtggccatcttttgttacactttgataaactattttctgattcaaaggtgtattcttttattcctttcttgataagtgtatttattatacagtgataatacatagatcctgattagaacccattgataagaaggggtaaatttgaatagacaatattttatatgctatcacctagcttctgctaactctgatgttattaatattaatcctttccttttacctattatttgtcgttgtgaatgagttagtcttgggtactgcatcaatgattctggtggttagagagcgtattgatacgctccagttgcattccccgtggttcggggatgggggtgtgacattgCTGCTCTTTCGCTCACCTGTCTGTGTGCATCCTTCATTGGCTTGAATTCCATGAACAAACAATCTCTATGTTGGCTTTTctcaatttttataattacatgTTATTATATTtgatatgtaagaaacaaagttatcATGTGTGATTTTCAGGTTGACCCATTACTGATCATCCATAATGTGATTAGATGGATTTCTGACATGCATTTAACACCACCATCATCTTATTCATCAATGCTTTCACCACAAAACACACATTTTCCACCTCTTGTTTCAATCTTAACTAACATCAACATAGAATTACCTGGTTTACTGGTAGCCAGATGGACATTTTACATTTTGATAACTGGACAAAGAATTATAACAGATGCAGGTCGGCTGACAACTCAAGATGACATGGAAGCGGAGATGTGTGATATCATTCAAGGTTGAAGGAGAgcaaaggaagaaaatataatcttaaaagaaatctgGTGCTGCAACAAAAAACTATATGAGATGTTTAGCCCTACTCTTCTAAACTCAGTCCCATGGAATATACCAATTAAGTAGTGTGACACTTCCACTCATATGTACAAAATATATCCTTTAGTTTTGATTAATATATGCAGTattttgtccaaaaaaaaaacatacagtGGGTATTAACGTAAAAAGATAAtcgatatttttttattttttttttaaattttgggttttttacaattaccacctcAAAATCTTTATTATCTACTATTACCTCCCtcaaaaaaactttcaaacaattgTTACCCCCCTCTGATGCATACTAACCACTAACTAACCCCCACCgtccccaccgttacatttccgtaacggtgggggttagtcgtgacagtgtgccaTTGTCATGAATTTTCTAAGACCAAAATGctcttttggggtggtaattgtttaaaaaaacaaaaaaaaacccatcaccctccttctcctcctcctccttcttccccCTCTGCACCCCCAAAATGTGGCtgccatcaaaccaaaatcaaaaaccttggaTGGAATGAAACCACGCCGCGAGGAGGAATTGAAGAGAATTCTAGAGAATAAAACCTAACATGAGTACCACTAACATAATTATTACTCCCACCAACAACACCAGCACCACCTGCAACACAGATGATCGACCTGCAAAGCCAGCAATGGGAGCAAAGCTACCGGCGACTGGTCAGGAACAAAGGGAAGAACAAATCGAACAAAGGGGATGGGGGATTTAATTACAAACCATTACATGAAGaataaatgaaaagaataataaaataaaaataaaaccagatACAAGTTCTCCAACGTAATCTGCAGCAGCACCAATGTTGATTTTTCTGACTGTGCTATGTGTGATCGAAGATGGAGCATCTGCAGAATCCTTCACCAAAAATCACAATCGAGCGTGATGAACCAAGACTAGGATTCGGTTATAGACGATGGGAGCTGGGATTTCGgttgggaaaaagaagaaaagaaatagaagaggaataAGGAAATAGGTTATTccgaagaagaagtttacaaatGGGGTAGGAACGGTGGTTTCAGATGGGTTTTGGAAGATGGTTTTTTGAAGAGGAAGTGGGTTGTGGTGAATGGGTTTCAGGTGATTGAAAGgagaatcaaaaaaaaaaaaacgaagtgGAAGAAAGAGGGGTTTTAGGGATTGATgggaaatggaaagaagaaatggagctcGCAATAGGGAAGAatcagagaaagaaaacaacagGGGATGGTGTGATGCTGCTGCTGGTTAGTCATGGCTGGAGTGaagcaaaataaattaaaagtaaagtggaaaagaagaagaagaagacgagggaAGAAGCTGGTTATCTCCCAAGGGAATATAATcaggtttggggttgcagaggaggaggaagaagaagcagaaggaggaggaggacggTGATcggggttctttttttttttttacaattaccaccccaaaagggtattttggtcctaaaaaattcgtgacaacggcacactgtcacgactaacccccaccgttacaaaAATGTAACAGTGGGATCAATTAGTGATTAGTATGCATCAGAGGCgataacagttgtttgaaaatttttggggGAGGTAATAatagatagtaaagattttaAGATGATAATTGTAAAATACCCTAAAATTTGTTACGAGCATCGATAGTTACGAAGAAAAGATCAAACATGACGGGGACAGGGGCTTATTCGTCAATTTGACAGAAGGACACTTTGGGCTTTCCAgggaaaggaaacaaaaagCATTTTTGTCCTTTAAAAAACAGACAAATATAATGACGCCACGTATACATAAAAGGCCGTAACGTAAAGCTGACGACAGCAGAGCAAACAGTCTGGCATATGGAGGGTACTGAGCGGTCACATGGGGGTTAAATAGCGATCCGGGTAGGATTGTGACACGTGGATTCGGTCCCACTTAATGTGGATGAAATCCTCTCCTCTCCTATTCCGCCGCGCTTAGTGGCACAGCGGTTTTGTCTCGTAGAAACTGAAAAGGttagtaagagagagagatggtaaTGAACGGCAGGTCTCCACTCCCGGAACATTATAACGTGCGTCCCATCTGCACAGATCTTTCCActctcttgtctctctctctctctctgcggCTCTCCGGAGCTAATCCCTCCTTGGCTCTATTAAGttcattatttttcttgaaGGGGGAGGAGAAAGCCGCAGAGGGAGAGATTGATCGAGAGATCTAGGGTTTgaagaaatttgaaagaaagaaatggcGGTTCTTAGGGTTTCCTTTGGAGTTTTGGCCATCATTGCTCTTATCTTCAGCATTGTTTTGCCTGCTGTTCGGGCTGAATCAATGGCTCCTGCTCCTGCCCCAACTAGTGATGGTATGTAtgccttctctttcttcttctcactttcCTTCTCCAGATCTGGTTtcgcatttaaaaaaaaaataaaaaatcatctaTCTTCGAAGCTCCATTTCGGATTCTTCAATTTTTGGACAAATGTCTCGATATGCAATTTCTGGCCAACCATCCCTACTGCAAATGTCTCAAGATCCTCTATACAGCACAAGTCTCTGCTTTTCGCTGGATTCTGGATCTAGACTTGTTGCGATTTTGAATGTTGGTGCATTTCCCCTGTTCCGCAAAgtatttgttttccttttccttaGAGAACTCTTCTTTCATGATCGAATCGCTCTGTATTTCTCTTTTTTGGCAGACTTTTCGTTTTGGAATTAATTTTATACCATCAAGCACATCAACGTCATTATCATCTTTAACTCTTctacattgttttttttttttttggttgggggttTCTTTTTAATTCTCGCTCCTAAATTTTCTATGTTGTGGAGTTGCAGGAACATCGATAGACCAAGGAATTGCATATGTGCTGATGCTGGTGGCTCTAGTGCTCACATACCTCATCCACCCCCTTGATGCTTCATCCTACAGTTTGTTCTGAGTTATATTATCAAAAGGACGTGATAGGCGATGGAGATTAGAGACTTCCTTTTTATAAATACTTGAGGGGAGGGCGGAAGAATTGGATTGTTAGGTGGTgtttgtggtggtggtggtggtggtggcggtggcgggtATGATGTATCGTAGTATatatataatggaaccttagtggtggtggtggtgtgaatgatgatgaggatggtATATGATTTGGTTGTTAGACACACACCATTGTTGGATTTAAGAGTCAGGTTGTCCCTGTTGTGATAGTTTTCTTCTTTGTGTGGGACaagggttttcttttcttcggTTCTTTCATTTCATCCTTTTTTAACCTTTGTTTCATGGTGTTATCTGGGATTAATTGTTACATTCTCTTTAGCAGTTTGagatattcttttttcttatcttaaatttcttattttcatCCACTTTTCAGATATTTGTCTGCCGTTGTGAGTTTGTATTGAAAACGAATCCTAACACGATGcataaaagaatgaaaatcacAAACATCAATCACTCAATGAACACAAAGATTTGCATGATTCAGTAAGATTGCTTTTGTCCatgatgagatgagatctgtttcaccaTGAATGGACAATAGGATTACAGTCGCTCGTCTTACCCACAGTTCTTAGATAttgttacagagaaagaaccatCGTTACATATTTATAGCAAAAACTTACATAGGAAGTTTACCAAATAAATCTGAGGCTGTTAAGAGGTTGGGCCTTGATGCCTACGGCCTCTTAATGGCCCTTTGAAATCAACCCACAAAGTCACAAACCAAGcaatggaatacaagacattgtaCACCCAACAATTTGAATTTGCGTTTCTTTAGCATTTACGGTTGTGGTTTACTTGGTACCCAAAAATTTTTAGGCGGTGTCAGGAAGGAAATCCCATACGAAAAATCCTACTAGATTGTTGACCTTGCAAACTGGGACTGAGGTTGCACAcattatgatttatgaccctCTTCAGACCTTGCAATGGCAGGAGTCTCATGCATGGGATACATCTTTTTGTGAGAAAAAAGCTCTAATTATAAGGGTAAAACTTATCAAAATTCTACATATTTATAGATTGCATGCCatgagggtatttgattgaattaaactCTTCTGAATTTTGATAACGTAATCTAAAGTATGTGCTAGCTATCCaattgtcaaaattttggaCAAGGAACCTGTTCAAGAAGTTTTGGACCCAATCCAATCTACCACATGGTAGACATTTTGGccatcttttttccttcttttttttttttttttttgttgatgaaagtgtaatcacacaaaccacacatcaatcccagaaggttaatcgacttttaggaccgtagAATGTTGGATATatacaacacacaccacacgcACACattcgatgtgggactaaacccacgcACCCAACGCACTCGACGTACaactttttttgataaaaatgtaatcacacaaaccacatacGAATCCCAAAAGGGTAACCCACTTTTAGAACCTTAGAATGacagatatacacaacacacaacaTTTTGACCACCTTGAAAAACTTATCAAGGAGAGAGATTTTGGGGTGTGCTCAAGAGGGGGATGTCTTGTGGAAGAAATGTGTGCATTCTACAAAAATTATTATTAGTTTTCTGTTTCTTTAATTTTACCAGAATATGTTCTTCAATTGATTTAGCACTTTCAAGGGTCATTATCTAGTGCTGATCCTTGCCTCTGCAGAATCCTAAGAGGAGGTGAATTTGAAAACGGTATGCCCTCAAGACTGGAACTAGAGCATTTGCTTTACTAGCAATTCGAATCTTTTACCATTGTTCCAAATAATGACCCCTTGATTTAGCAATTTTGATCCTTAGGGTATCTAATGAATGGTTTGGATTGGCCACCTGTCGAATTTCAATCACAAAAACTATAATTTAACCTTCTCTTATGGAGTATTCTTGGAATGTGTTGTATAGCTAGGTTGAAAATGCATGCCGgccaagaaatcataccaaatacaACCTTAATTTATGAAAGTCCACTATACGATTCCAAATTCTTTCAAAGTGTAAGTAGTTGTATAGTTCAGTTTCTTTAACCACGATTTAGAGTTAAAATCTTCAGGCAGGGGATAGAATACCCACCCAAGACCCACAAAATGACAAAATGATGAGGTTGAAAAGATGAGATGACAAATaaacattaaataaataatgggtcataggctgtgtttggtatgattttttagATTGCATTATTGATAAGGCTGATGGAGATGAAAGTCAAAAGGCAGTTGATCCTAGCGTTGCCAAGAGAGAAAGGCAGGGTTCTCAACGATCAACTGCAGATGGAGATGAGTTTGCATCGGTGGAGCTTCCATCGGAGAGGATATATAGTAGCAGGAAGACAAGCTGTTGTTGTTCCATCAAGataatccattaattaaattgtGACCACGAATGATGGGAAGAAGCTGTGAACGCCAAACAAAGAAGTTCGTGTGTTCTAATTTGATTGAGATTTGATGATTAAGGTTAGTTACGTTGATAAGGGAGAAGCGGATGAAGCAGTGAGTGATAGAGTCGATGATGATGTTTGGGAGGTTTGGGAACTGGGAAGTCATATTTGCGTAAGTCGGgattgctttgataccaaagcTAGGATTTGAGATAATTTTTGTCACTTACTTTCGAGTTATCAGTGTTCTGTTGTTTATATAAGTCCTTGGATTACaggtagagagagagtttaCAGGAGTTAacagaatttagctcgtctccaaggacacatccctaggcatgcgccgagatgtgtgtggcacagctcagttgttggatgcctcatggcatcagcaccctgggcgcacaCCCCctagagacgatcctgatcaAAGCATGAGATTCTACACATGTGATAGAGATTATCACTTAGCCATCGTCAGCCTTGGCAATTattaacctagaatgcattccaaggatgcataccaaacgcaacctATGGCTCTTCGACAAAAAAGAAGTTGGCCCGAGAGCTATCATCATGTTAAACTATCAATTTGTTGCAGTTTTcatggtttagggtttatgcaaaaaaagaaaaaaaaaaaaaaacccacaagaAGTAGAGGCAAGGGACTGCAACAAGGAGCCAGTGGCGCATTGCAGATGGGAACTGAGTCCATAGAGGTCTGAACAGATTCAGAGGAGCTGGTTAATTTGATGACTGAAACCTGAAGacagcctttggagttattttccTTATTAAAAATAATCGTACTATTTTAAAACAATTTCAGCTTTAGATAATCGTAAAAAAATATTGTTCATTCAGCCTTTAGGTTGTACATACACCAAGTTGTTTTATGTGGCCATATGCAAAAAGCTTTCTGCTACATTTACCCTCTTCGATTTTGAGAGAGCTACCCTCAAGTGCAAGATTTTAAAACTCGGAATCGGAACAGAATCAGTTAGAGAGGATTCCGATTCAAGAAGCAACGATTAAGAGCTATGGAAATTGGTGCCAACCGATTCCGATCCAGATCTGATTCTCGATTTTAAAACAATGCTCATGCGGCTGCTTCACTTGCAGTGATAAAGACTCTTTCCTGTCACACCATATACGCAGGCATGGAGGAATCATTTTCTACTATAGGCTTAGCAGGAAACCGAACAATTCTCTCGTTTCAAAATTCCACGCTCTTGAGACAATAGTATTGCACATTGACCAACCATATCGTAGAAATAACCGAAGATTTACAGGATGAGTTTCTACAGAGCATTCGGTAACATTAACTGTCCCTGGAGTTACAGAGGATCAATGTCCATCAAACCGCCGAGCTTCATGCACAGAGACATTTGATTTCAGTTTAAGGGAAAATTAAGAGGTCACGGGGTGCCTTGAAGAGAATCTAGATTGCTCTTGGAGGCTTTGCCTGATATAGTTTTAGActgttcctttttttctttccctcaaAAAATTCATTTAAGACAAAAAAAGATCCTGCAGCTGATGCCCATATTAATAGATGATTTGGAGACGACAGTATATCAGTGAAAATTCAATACCAGTTTCACTTCCAATCCCCTCAGAAAAACATACTGCCCAACTACTTATCATCTACCCTTCTATTGCCTTTGGCTTGAATCCAGAAGGCACTAGAggcagtaaaaaaaaaaagtaaaaacaggaaaatcaaTCCATTTTGCTCCTGGTATCGAGAAAATTTTGTTTGCGTAATGAACAATTATTACAAAGATTGTATTCtgctggaaaaaaaataaaaaaactttccTATAATTACAAATACCATATATGTAAGGTCAAAAATTGGGTTAAGAGAAATGGTCTGTCAAAATTGGGTTAAAGGAATGGTCTGTCAAAAATTGGGTTAGAGAATGGTCTCCACCAGTGTAGTTCCTTGAAGCATGGTTCCACAATGGTGCCAACGTTTTCATCTTTGAGGTGAATCATCTCCATAAAAGATTGCAGTGGTTTATTATTAATCCCTGTCATGCCACCTTAACCAGCAGGTATGgggaaagattaaatcttcccTTGCTCAACCTGTATGTATCATGAGGTTGCACTTCTCTGGTGTAGGAAATATTTCACAACTTCATAGAAGGAAACAACAATTCCAACTGATGGGCCAGCTCGACCAACGCGTGGACCAAGACCTGTATAGAGCCCTTTCATCCCTCCATTCCTGTTCCAGCAAAGAGTTTTAACACCATTAATTTAGTAGAAAACACACACACAGTTGTCTGCTGAACCGAAAAATTAATAAGCTTGAGTGCTTGACCAAGACGGCTGAAAATAGAATTGGAAAGAGCAACAAATCAAGTTGCATCTTCATCTGCACGTTCATTCctttttacccttttctttgggggtttttttgggtggggggggggtttggggggaaTGAATCTGGCTAGGGTGTGTGGAGGTAAAAGTGAAGGGAGGAAGCACCAGATATTGGAAAGAATTAACCTCAACCACTATAGCTGTAATAAAAGTGTGCCTTTCTCAATTTCCATTATTGTTAACAATTTTACAAGTCATATATAATATCACAGttaagggtgtacccagtgcacgaggctctcgccactgcagggtctggggagagtcataaCGCATACAGTCTTAcacctgcttttgcagagaggctgtttccatactcgaacccgtgaccacttggtcacaatggagcaaccttaccgttgcaccaaggcccaccctcatgtAATATCACAGTTAtctaagattaaaaaaaaaaattattggggGGAGGGTGTCATTATCGCATGTTCAATGAAGTCTGATGAACAAGAGGTAATGAGAAACTATTTCTCAAAATTTTCTGCAATTTTCAATATCAAACGACAGCGCCCCAACTACTTTCAAATTTTCTCACCTATTTCAAACATAGCCAGTCCTAGTCAAAACCGTACCCAACAGCCCATCCCCGAACAGACCCAATTTTACATCTACattaaaatttcattaaaatcttAAATTTACTAATCATTCAATTGCGTTCAGCGCTTACCTAAAATCAATTTAGGCTATTGGACAGAACATTCAAAATCCTAAATTTCTCGATTTCAAGCCCTAAAACCTTGACCTGCTCTAAAATCCAGATTTGGCTCATTATAAAATGCACTAAACCTCAACCACCTGTAAAATTTAAATCATAACCACCTTTCATTTTGGCCTCTAAAAGACTAAACTTCCCCCCGCCCcaccttccaaaaaaaaaaaaaaaactccaagaaagaggaaaagaaaatacattgTCTGGCAGTATGTTGGCAGCTAAAACATGTATCCTGTGTTACATGGTTAAACCCTGAAAACCCCAACATAATTAAGACATGATACaaaccataccatgtttccatggAATTTTCCAAGCAGCTTCCTTTTGTGAATCCATACCATACAGGCCCAAATgttaaaaaagagggagaaaggggGAAGAAAAGCAGAAGAGACATACCTCC is drawn from Telopea speciosissima isolate NSW1024214 ecotype Mountain lineage chromosome 1, Tspe_v1, whole genome shotgun sequence and contains these coding sequences:
- the LOC122645138 gene encoding arabinogalactan protein 41-like, with protein sequence MAVLRVSFGVLAIIALIFSIVLPAVRAESMAPAPAPTSDGTSIDQGIAYVLMLVALVLTYLIHPLDASSYSLF